Proteins encoded within one genomic window of Agelaius phoeniceus isolate bAgePho1 chromosome 9, bAgePho1.hap1, whole genome shotgun sequence:
- the LOC129122961 gene encoding lysosomal acid lipase/cholesteryl ester hydrolase isoform X3, with product MLADAGYDVWLGNSRGNTWSRKHTHFSVKQEEFWVFSFDEMAKYDIPASVDFILKKTGQEQVFYIGHSQGTTMAFVAFSTLPQLAKKIKMFFALAPVATVKFATSPLVKFGLFPDVLLKDMFGKKQFLPQNFLLKWLATHVCTHRILDDLCGNLFFLLCGFNERNLNMSRVDVYSTHCPAGTSVQNMIHWSQAVRTGELKAYDWGSKAANMAHYNQSTPPFYKIKEMTVPTAVWTGGQDWLADPKDVAMLLTQISNLVYHKNIPEWEHLDFIWGLDAPYRMYNEIINMIRKLSLD from the exons TGGCTGGGAAACAGCAGAGGGAACACCTGGTCCAGGAAGCACACACACTTCTCAGTGAAGCAGGAAGAATTCTGGGTTTTCAG CTTTGATGAAATGGCTAAATACGACATTCCAGCCTCAGTGGACTTTATTTTGAAGAAAACTGGCCAGGAACAAGTATTTTACATTGGCCATTCACAGGGCACCACAATGG CTTTTGTTGCTTTTTCAACTTTGCCACAGCTGGCTAAGAAAATCAAAATGTTCTTTGCCTTGGCACCAGTAGCTACTGTCAAGTTTGCCACTAGCCCTCTGGTAAAATTTGGATTGTTTCCTGATGTGCTGCTCAAG GACATGTTTGGAAAGAAACAATTCCTCCCTCAGAATTTCTTGCTGAAGTGGCTTGCTACCCATGTTTGCACCCACAGAATACTCGATGACCTTTGTGGCAACCTATTCTTTCTTCTATGTGGTTTTAATGAAAGAAACTTGAATATG AGCCGAGTGGATGTGTATTCAACACACTGCCCTGCAGGAACATCTGTACAAAACATGATCCACTGGAGCCAG GCTGTGAGGACTGGGGAACTCAAAGCTTATGACTGGGGAAGCAAAGCTGCAAACATGGCTCACTATAACCAG TCTACTCCCCCTTTCTACAAAATAAAAGAGATGACTGTACCAACTGCAGTGTGGACTGGTGGACAGGACTGGCTGGCAGACCCAAAGGATGTTGCTATGCTGCTCACTCAGATCTCCAATTTGGTTTACCACAAAAACATTCCAGAGTGGGAACATTTGGATTTCATCTGGGGCCTTGATGCACCTTACCGCATGTATAATGAAATTATTAACATGATTAGGAAGTTATCTCTAGACTGA